A genomic window from Acinetobacter chinensis includes:
- a CDS encoding NUDIX domain-containing protein — translation MNIIKQATYDSHDVHIHSRDYVFQGFIQVEKVCLTHRLFNQTEYTPVTQRELIRRPEAAGVLLYSSAQQKVALIEQFRIGAMDDADSPWQLEVIAGVLDGDESPESCIQRESLEESGCSIGQPTHLFTFYPSAGACAEIFHLYSADVHLPCEGGVFGMPDEGENIKLHIINYRDVPDLLTSGRLKNAPVIMALQWLQQRINTTGSV, via the coding sequence ATGAATATTATTAAACAAGCCACATATGACAGCCATGACGTTCATATTCACTCCCGTGACTATGTTTTTCAGGGTTTTATTCAGGTTGAAAAAGTGTGTCTGACTCATCGTCTGTTCAATCAGACCGAGTATACGCCTGTCACTCAACGTGAGCTGATCCGTCGCCCTGAAGCTGCCGGAGTCTTGCTGTACAGCAGTGCACAGCAGAAAGTCGCCCTGATTGAACAGTTCCGTATCGGGGCAATGGATGATGCTGACTCTCCCTGGCAACTCGAGGTGATTGCAGGCGTTCTGGATGGTGATGAATCACCTGAGAGCTGCATTCAAAGAGAAAGCCTGGAGGAATCCGGCTGCAGTATCGGGCAACCGACCCACTTATTTACATTTTACCCTTCTGCCGGTGCATGCGCAGAAATCTTTCATCTGTACAGCGCAGACGTTCATCTACCCTGCGAGGGAGGTGTCTTCGGCATGCCAGACGAAGGTGAAAATATAAAACTGCACATTATAAATTACAGGGATGTGCCTGATTTACTGACCAGTGGTCGCCTTAAAAATGCACCTGTCATTATGGCATTGCAATGGCTGCAACAACGTATAAATACTACAGGGAGTGTCTAA